In Flavobacterium sp. CBA20B-1, one DNA window encodes the following:
- a CDS encoding MGMT family protein, with protein MEKDFFQRVYEVVKQIPYGRITTYGAIAKKIGAPKSARMVGYALNASHLNEEIPAHRVVNRKGLLTGKHHFQGTNLMQQLLENEGVRIKDNTVQNFNEHFWEP; from the coding sequence ATGGAAAAGGATTTTTTTCAGCGGGTTTATGAAGTTGTAAAACAGATTCCGTATGGAAGAATCACCACTTACGGAGCTATTGCCAAAAAGATAGGTGCACCAAAATCAGCTCGAATGGTGGGTTATGCCTTAAATGCCTCGCATTTAAACGAAGAAATTCCAGCACACCGAGTGGTAAATCGCAAAGGATTGCTCACGGGTAAACATCATTTCCAAGGAACCAATTTAATGCAGCAGTTATTGGAAAATGAAGGAGTTAGAATAAAAGATAATACGGTTCAAAATTTTAACGAACATTTTTGGGAGCCTTGA
- a CDS encoding T9SS type A sorting domain-containing protein, translating to MKKILLIITTLLGVYNLTAQVLYTENFNNYPVGNIGTDYNGTVPGVGGWFTKSVNKLIYNLPLINNDYKIVAEANKGNVAQIGPLTKKGEANRTLFRTDLNTYWQQRTAGNNVFKCSFDLYVDDSYISSTPPSDPIRIILYSKEGGLTRFSYEPRYHRFGAGFDFSRGNFNRGGGEAVLVSPGTPLQPPPMGSWITVEMYIDYDNNKAYFSIPTLNYTNVKNIAFTLELGGLDTEGNPLPDDSPVELVFFYTKSGDVDGTFYTPKIDNINLVAQNTVPTLATTEQLAAKFNLYPNPANSVVNITNAENMQIQQITVYDVAGKQFSTQNYNNETDIQLNVANLASGTYMLHLQTNQGTAVKKLVKK from the coding sequence ATGAAAAAGATTCTCCTTATTATAACCACCTTATTAGGCGTTTATAACTTAACTGCCCAAGTACTCTACACCGAAAATTTTAACAATTATCCTGTGGGAAATATAGGCACCGATTATAACGGCACGGTACCTGGTGTAGGCGGTTGGTTTACCAAATCTGTAAATAAGCTCATTTACAATTTACCGCTTATCAATAACGATTATAAAATTGTAGCCGAAGCCAACAAAGGGAATGTTGCACAAATAGGACCCCTCACCAAAAAAGGCGAAGCGAACCGTACTTTATTCCGTACCGATTTAAACACCTATTGGCAGCAGCGTACGGCAGGTAATAATGTTTTTAAGTGCAGTTTTGATTTGTATGTAGATGATAGTTATATAAGCTCCACTCCTCCATCTGATCCAATACGTATAATTTTATACAGCAAGGAAGGAGGGTTGACCAGGTTTTCATATGAACCTCGTTATCATCGTTTTGGTGCCGGTTTTGATTTTTCTAGGGGTAATTTTAATCGCGGAGGAGGTGAAGCTGTATTGGTAAGCCCCGGTACCCCCTTACAACCGCCACCAATGGGCAGTTGGATTACTGTAGAAATGTATATAGATTATGATAACAACAAAGCGTATTTCAGCATACCAACTTTAAACTATACGAATGTTAAAAACATTGCATTTACTTTAGAGTTGGGTGGTTTAGATACCGAGGGCAACCCCTTGCCTGATGACAGCCCTGTTGAATTAGTGTTTTTTTACACGAAGTCTGGCGATGTTGATGGTACTTTTTATACCCCCAAAATAGATAACATTAATTTAGTAGCTCAAAACACGGTACCCACTTTAGCAACTACCGAGCAGTTGGCTGCAAAATTTAACTTATACCCCAACCCAGCAAACAGCGTGGTAAACATCACCAACGCCGAGAATATGCAGATACAGCAAATCACGGTATATGATGTTGCAGGCAAGCAATTTAGTACTCAAAACTACAACAACGAAACCGATATACAATTAAACGTTGCAAACTTAGCAAGCGGCACGTATATGCTGCATTTGCAAACCAACCAAGGCACAGCGGTTAAGAAGCTGGTGAAAAAGTAG
- the rimM gene encoding ribosome maturation factor RimM (Essential for efficient processing of 16S rRNA) yields MRIKDCFYLGKIAKKFSFKGEVLVFLDTDEPELYTELESMFVEINGHLVPFFIEKASIHKEKFLRTQFEDVHSEDAADDLVGKDVYLPLTMLPKLEGNKFYYHEVVGFDAIDQRLGNFGTIARISDNGVQALFEVQKDDALILVPLIDEFIIEVNRENKSIIFNTPEGLIDLYL; encoded by the coding sequence ATGCGTATAAAAGATTGTTTTTACTTAGGAAAAATCGCAAAGAAATTTAGTTTCAAAGGCGAAGTTTTGGTGTTTTTAGACACCGACGAGCCTGAATTGTACACAGAATTGGAATCAATGTTCGTTGAAATAAACGGACATTTGGTTCCTTTTTTTATTGAAAAAGCATCCATACACAAAGAAAAATTTCTTCGCACACAATTTGAAGATGTGCATTCTGAAGATGCAGCTGATGATTTAGTGGGAAAAGATGTGTATTTGCCACTTACCATGCTTCCGAAATTAGAAGGAAACAAATTTTACTACCATGAAGTGGTGGGTTTTGATGCCATTGACCAGCGATTAGGTAATTTTGGAACTATTGCCCGAATAAGCGACAACGGCGTACAAGCCTTGTTTGAAGTTCAGAAAGATGATGCCTTAATATTAGTTCCTTTAATTGATGAATTTATTATTGAAGTAAATCGCGAAAATAAATCCATTATTTTCAATACTCCGGAAGGTTTGATAGATTTGTACTTATAA
- a CDS encoding RNA polymerase sigma factor — protein sequence MKVINHFSETELIQQVQNNNRVAQKQLFDQFSPKMLSTCRQYIKDLHNAEDVMLCAFLKVFQNINQYRNDGSFEGWIRKIMIRESLSFLRSKKELDFIEDASQSVLSVVSDSYEISNDYQKLIDDLPQGCRYVFVLSVIEGYKHQEIAEMLHISVGTSKSQLAYAKKLLKQQIELIR from the coding sequence TTGAAGGTAATAAACCATTTTTCCGAGACAGAATTAATTCAACAAGTGCAGAATAACAATCGGGTGGCACAAAAACAATTGTTCGATCAGTTTTCACCCAAAATGTTGAGTACTTGTAGGCAGTACATTAAAGATCTTCACAATGCAGAAGATGTTATGCTGTGCGCCTTTTTGAAAGTATTTCAAAACATCAATCAGTACCGGAACGATGGTAGTTTTGAAGGCTGGATCCGAAAAATCATGATTCGCGAAAGCTTGTCGTTTCTTCGTTCAAAAAAAGAACTCGATTTTATAGAAGACGCCAGTCAATCGGTATTAAGTGTGGTTTCAGATTCCTACGAAATATCAAACGATTACCAAAAACTGATAGACGATTTGCCACAAGGCTGCCGATATGTTTTCGTGTTGAGTGTGATTGAAGGATACAAACACCAGGAAATTGCCGAAATGCTGCATATTTCAGTAGGAACATCGAAATCGCAGCTGGCTTACGCTAAAAAATTATTAAAACAACAAATTGAATTAATACGATAG
- a CDS encoding LysE family transporter — protein MNYFFPFFTGLGASILGTLLPGILNATVVKISKKEGMKHAYSFIAGTLIVIALQTYLAVFFAKIIDRSAFITNMLREIGFVIFLILTIYFFATKPKKKLKSEVTIKGKSKRFSQGILLALINVFPIFYYVFITITAINNNFYSINYISNILLTIGVLLGTLLSFTFYIKLFKNTVVEESFVLKNINKILGCITGIITVINLCKLFYK, from the coding sequence ATGAACTATTTCTTTCCTTTTTTCACTGGTCTTGGTGCATCGATACTTGGAACACTGCTTCCGGGTATTTTGAATGCCACAGTAGTGAAAATTTCTAAAAAGGAAGGAATGAAACACGCATATAGTTTTATTGCAGGCACATTGATTGTAATTGCTTTACAAACCTATTTGGCGGTTTTTTTTGCTAAAATAATAGACCGCAGTGCGTTTATCACTAATATGCTCCGCGAAATTGGTTTTGTGATATTTTTAATCTTAACCATCTATTTTTTTGCAACCAAACCCAAAAAAAAATTAAAAAGCGAAGTAACCATAAAAGGAAAAAGCAAACGCTTCAGTCAAGGAATATTGCTTGCTTTGATTAACGTGTTTCCTATATTTTATTATGTTTTTATAACAATCACGGCGATTAATAATAACTTTTACAGCATAAACTATATCAGCAATATTTTGTTGACCATCGGCGTGTTGCTAGGAACACTTCTTTCGTTTACTTTCTACATAAAACTATTTAAAAACACGGTAGTTGAAGAAAGTTTTGTGTTGAAAAACATCAATAAAATATTAGGATGCATCACTGGTATTATCACTGTTATTAATCTGTGTAAACTGTTTTATAAATAA
- a CDS encoding DUF6252 family protein, which translates to MKKYFLLALMAVSLVSCEEELSTNTPTLEVMNGYTFWRANNLAANVNSDGDLVIVGVNESENVTLFIDNYEFGGEYTLGVSNLNVATYSKTIDDKMYLYSTSSSTGKGYIKLNPVEKQVPGTISGTFMAEMVPVDEAMVLPEMPIVNLNKGVFFRIPLSYPSAAPQAPKQ; encoded by the coding sequence ATGAAAAAATATTTTTTACTTGCATTAATGGCAGTCTCATTAGTTTCGTGCGAAGAAGAATTAAGCACTAATACACCCACTTTAGAAGTCATGAATGGTTATACGTTTTGGCGAGCAAACAACTTGGCAGCAAACGTGAATAGTGATGGTGATTTAGTTATTGTAGGTGTAAACGAATCTGAAAATGTTACCCTATTTATAGATAACTATGAATTTGGTGGCGAATATACTTTAGGAGTTTCTAACTTAAATGTAGCAACTTATTCAAAAACTATAGATGATAAAATGTATTTATACAGCACTTCATCATCAACAGGAAAAGGTTATATTAAGTTGAATCCGGTTGAAAAACAAGTTCCCGGAACAATCTCTGGTACTTTTATGGCAGAAATGGTACCGGTTGACGAAGCAATGGTTTTGCCGGAAATGCCTATTGTGAACTTAAACAAAGGGGTGTTTTTTAGAATTCCATTATCGTATCCATCTGCTGCACCACAAGCACCCAAACAATAA
- a CDS encoding tRNA1(Val) (adenine(37)-N6)-methyltransferase, which yields MFQFKQFTVQQDHCAMKVGTDGVLLGAWTPIFHKPFNILDIGAGTGLIALMLAQRSDAQQIDAVEIDEEAYEQCVENFEQSPWNDRLFCYHASIDEFTEEFFEDEEEYDLIVSNPPFYSENYSSGYEKRDQARFQEALPFDELIESAQALLSEKGIFAVIIPHKEEENFIDLAESVGLFPLKITRVKGNTVSEIKRSLIAFSRFKQEPIIDALTIETTRHNYTQEYINLTKDFYLKM from the coding sequence ATGTTCCAATTCAAACAATTTACCGTTCAACAAGATCATTGTGCCATGAAAGTTGGTACAGACGGCGTTTTGCTAGGTGCTTGGACTCCTATTTTTCATAAACCATTCAATATATTGGATATTGGTGCAGGCACAGGTTTAATTGCTTTAATGTTGGCTCAAAGAAGCGATGCACAGCAAATTGATGCGGTTGAAATAGACGAAGAAGCTTACGAGCAATGTGTAGAAAATTTTGAGCAAAGCCCTTGGAACGACCGTTTATTTTGCTACCATGCATCGATTGATGAATTCACAGAAGAATTTTTTGAAGATGAAGAAGAATATGATTTAATTGTATCGAACCCACCTTTTTATTCTGAAAATTATTCATCGGGATACGAAAAACGCGATCAAGCACGCTTTCAAGAAGCTTTACCGTTTGATGAATTAATAGAATCGGCACAAGCTTTATTGTCTGAAAAAGGCATCTTCGCAGTGATCATTCCTCATAAAGAAGAAGAAAACTTTATTGATTTAGCAGAATCTGTTGGATTGTTCCCGTTAAAGATAACACGAGTTAAAGGAAACACGGTATCTGAAATTAAACGCAGTTTAATCGCTTTTTCTAGATTCAAACAAGAACCTATTATTGATGCTTTAACCATTGAAACAACTCGCCACAATTACACTCAAGAATACATAAACCTGACTAAAGATTTTTATTTGAAAATGTAA
- a CDS encoding T9SS type A sorting domain-containing protein: MNTNIRTKIGTNNDLKSVSGSIGVGVSRGFWLTKNDNSLSYFGDNTNLPAQISPATTPKEVYYCGKASVPRYENEININLYPNPTTDKLFWSGKVIIIEKITIYDINGKKIVEQNVSENSINVSHLAYGNYIVKLESNNEINYHSKFIKK; encoded by the coding sequence ATGAATACAAACATACGAACTAAAATAGGTACTAATAATGACTTGAAAAGCGTATCAGGATCAATAGGTGTAGGAGTATCTAGGGGATTTTGGCTTACAAAAAATGACAATTCATTATCATATTTTGGTGATAATACAAATTTACCTGCTCAAATTTCGCCTGCCACTACACCTAAAGAGGTTTATTATTGCGGGAAAGCTTCTGTACCGAGATATGAAAATGAGATAAACATCAATCTATATCCTAATCCAACTACCGATAAACTTTTTTGGTCAGGAAAAGTTATCATAATTGAAAAAATCACCATATATGACATTAATGGAAAGAAGATAGTAGAACAAAATGTTTCTGAAAACAGCATAAATGTTTCGCATCTTGCATATGGGAATTATATAGTAAAATTAGAATCTAATAATGAAATTAATTATCATTCTAAATTTATAAAAAAATAA
- a CDS encoding PorT family protein, giving the protein MKKLLCFALFAFTVSVQAQNIDSLIEKNTAIKEAVANEDYSLTDKIKVVNDQVDMGRISKEQAYQIITKISNEPPVAIQVVPVVEEVEVVEVEAVDATEENYDYDWGKETSPFDFAMGVQMDTVVKYRTKVTPYLAFGVGNVATDGAFANSEFGYLRSNYFEWGIAARAPFSKTNNKWGIRYGLGFKYNGLATTQNREFTLAGNQTVTAPSTKELRKNYAYLRNTYITIPLSLDFTTTTKTYNQANRRFTTNEGINFGIGGYVGYNINSKQFIRYENADGYKISEQQKGDWNVNDFQYGLTAYAGKDTFKLVLKYDLNPVFSDNIVDQNYWSIGLQLGL; this is encoded by the coding sequence ATGAAAAAACTATTATGTTTTGCATTATTTGCATTCACCGTATCGGTACAAGCACAGAATATCGATAGCCTCATCGAAAAAAACACTGCAATAAAAGAAGCGGTTGCCAACGAAGATTATTCGTTAACCGATAAAATTAAAGTGGTTAATGATCAAGTAGATATGGGGCGTATCTCAAAAGAGCAAGCCTATCAAATCATCACCAAAATTTCAAACGAACCGCCAGTAGCGATACAAGTTGTTCCAGTTGTGGAAGAAGTTGAGGTTGTTGAAGTAGAAGCAGTTGATGCAACCGAAGAAAACTATGATTACGATTGGGGCAAAGAAACCTCACCTTTCGATTTTGCCATGGGCGTACAAATGGATACCGTAGTAAAATACCGCACTAAAGTTACCCCTTATCTGGCATTTGGTGTAGGCAATGTAGCAACCGATGGTGCTTTCGCCAATTCCGAATTCGGTTATCTGCGTTCCAATTATTTCGAATGGGGAATCGCCGCACGAGCACCTTTCAGTAAAACCAACAACAAATGGGGAATTCGTTACGGTTTAGGTTTTAAATACAACGGATTAGCAACCACACAAAATCGCGAATTCACCCTTGCAGGTAACCAAACAGTAACAGCGCCTTCAACAAAAGAATTGCGTAAAAACTACGCCTATTTGCGAAACACCTATATAACCATACCCCTTTCGTTAGATTTCACAACCACCACAAAAACCTATAACCAAGCAAACCGCCGATTCACAACAAACGAAGGCATCAACTTTGGGATAGGAGGATATGTAGGGTACAACATCAATTCCAAACAATTCATCAGATACGAAAACGCCGATGGATACAAAATTTCCGAACAGCAAAAAGGCGATTGGAACGTAAACGATTTTCAATACGGTTTAACCGCTTATGCAGGAAAAGACACGTTCAAGCTGGTGCTAAAATACGATCTAAACCCTGTGTTCAGTGACAATATAGTAGATCAAAACTATTGGAGCATCGGCCTTCAATTAGGCTTATAA
- a CDS encoding T9SS type A sorting domain-containing protein: protein MKKILLSLAFIGATSIAANAQTTLSQTGGAAPTTNTIFCPLQSGTPPQTVGTQATSYYRSYTMTAATKIVSVKVGNIVNLATGTGAPTSFPITVTLHKSNGAFPASSLTQLATVNKALPKSAVDSQNNLIPATENIALPTPVPVAVGDIIVVEVSHATVNGGLFLMGAVAPTATGTSGFIKATNCGIANPTDISTVNVGTPPAPANGKIVLDLVEDASASSEQFFTENFNLYPNPTSDVLNISSKNGLEMKEIKITDLSGRVVRTLNNVSTINVSDLSAGTYLIDITTMKGKASSKFVKK from the coding sequence ATGAAAAAAATTTTACTCTCTTTAGCATTTATAGGTGCTACTAGTATTGCAGCAAATGCGCAAACAACTCTTTCACAAACGGGCGGAGCAGCCCCAACTACAAATACTATCTTTTGTCCTCTACAATCAGGAACTCCTCCGCAAACTGTAGGTACTCAAGCAACTAGTTATTATAGATCATACACTATGACTGCTGCTACTAAAATTGTATCTGTAAAAGTTGGAAACATAGTGAACCTCGCAACAGGAACAGGAGCACCTACTAGTTTTCCTATTACTGTAACTTTACATAAAAGTAATGGTGCTTTTCCAGCTTCTAGTTTAACGCAATTAGCTACCGTTAACAAAGCATTACCTAAATCTGCAGTAGATTCTCAAAATAATTTAATTCCTGCAACTGAAAATATTGCTTTACCTACGCCTGTCCCGGTTGCTGTAGGAGATATAATTGTTGTAGAGGTAAGTCATGCTACGGTTAATGGAGGTTTGTTTTTAATGGGAGCTGTAGCCCCAACAGCTACGGGTACTAGTGGCTTTATTAAAGCAACAAATTGTGGTATTGCAAACCCAACAGATATTAGCACAGTAAATGTAGGTACACCTCCGGCACCGGCTAACGGTAAAATTGTATTAGACTTAGTTGAAGATGCTTCAGCTTCATCAGAACAATTCTTCACAGAAAACTTTAATTTATACCCTAACCCAACTTCAGATGTTTTAAATATTTCATCTAAAAACGGTTTAGAAATGAAAGAAATTAAAATTACGGATTTATCTGGAAGAGTGGTAAGAACTTTAAACAATGTTTCTACAATTAATGTTTCTGATCTTTCTGCAGGTACTTATTTAATTGATATTACTACTATGAAAGGAAAAGCTTCTTCTAAGTTTGTTAAAAAGTAA
- a CDS encoding 30S ribosomal protein S16, with protein MSVKIRLQRHGKKGKPFYWVVAADARAKRDGKFLEKIGTYNPNTNPATIDLNVDAAAKWLFNGAQPTDTARAILSYKGALLKHHLNGGVRKGALTQEQADAKFAAWLEEKANKVNSKVSGLADNKAAAKAAALNAEKEVNAKRIAAAQEAKAAAEAATAEEATPEVEENTEETEA; from the coding sequence ATGTCTGTAAAAATTAGATTACAAAGACACGGTAAAAAAGGAAAACCTTTTTACTGGGTAGTAGCTGCTGATGCACGTGCTAAAAGAGATGGTAAATTCTTAGAAAAAATTGGAACTTACAATCCAAACACAAATCCTGCAACGATTGACTTAAACGTTGATGCTGCTGCAAAATGGTTATTTAATGGTGCGCAACCAACCGATACTGCTCGCGCAATTTTATCGTACAAAGGTGCATTATTAAAACACCACTTAAACGGAGGTGTTCGCAAAGGTGCTTTAACTCAAGAACAAGCTGATGCAAAATTTGCTGCTTGGTTGGAAGAAAAAGCAAACAAAGTGAACTCTAAAGTTTCTGGATTGGCTGACAACAAAGCTGCTGCTAAAGCTGCTGCATTAAACGCTGAAAAAGAAGTAAATGCAAAACGTATTGCTGCTGCACAAGAAGCTAAAGCTGCTGCTGAAGCTGCAACTGCAGAAGAAGCTACTCCTGAAGTAGAAGAAAATACAGAAGAAACGGAAGCATAA